A region of Thermovibrio ammonificans HB-1 DNA encodes the following proteins:
- the ruvX gene encoding Holliday junction resolvase RuvX: MMALDVGFKRIGVALSDPLKLTASPYRILYRKSNRETFEELLKIVLDKGVEEIVVGIPINAQGEKTKIGQKIEKFTAKLQSFLRERGYQIPIYTHDESFSTQEAREVARSLGKEKEELDDYAAALILKEWLELKR, encoded by the coding sequence GTGATGGCCCTCGACGTAGGATTCAAAAGAATAGGCGTTGCACTCTCCGACCCTTTAAAGCTGACTGCTTCCCCCTACCGAATACTATACAGAAAGAGCAACAGAGAAACCTTTGAAGAGCTTCTGAAAATAGTGCTCGACAAAGGAGTAGAAGAGATAGTGGTGGGCATCCCCATAAACGCCCAAGGGGAAAAGACCAAAATAGGCCAAAAGATAGAGAAGTTCACAGCAAAGCTCCAGAGCTTCCTTAGGGAAAGGGGATACCAAATCCCCATCTACACCCACGACGAATCCTTCTCTACCCAGGAGGCAAGGGAAGTTGCAAGAAGCTTGGGGAAAGAAAAAGAGGAGCTGGACGACTACGCAGCGGCCCTGATTTTAAAAGAGTGGCTGGAGTTGAAAAGGTAA